One Echinicola strongylocentroti DNA window includes the following coding sequences:
- a CDS encoding alpha/beta hydrolase, whose product MLYLMKTLAKTVLAGVLFFGVKATMAQDGTMYPLDNPEEPNAIPLGTGGVEDQPAPESWFRQWGDPMARNISTATLTPFLPEPGKANGTTVIVAPGGGFRWLSLGNEGWEVAEALAEQGITAFVLKYRLHPTPESLEDFSNSMNSTFDEASKSTQDGEDRPRPRRGLSDQLEDAEAAYAMIVERAEEWGVDTDRIGMIGFSAGAGLTMHSTLNSETMDLAFIGPIYGGMGEVEVPKNAPPMFNVIASDDFLFNGQFGVIRSWYEAGIPVEFHLYQNGGHGFGLGNPDRTSNRWFEAFIYWLDVNGFLKGEDR is encoded by the coding sequence ATGTTATATCTAATGAAAACCCTCGCTAAAACTGTCCTTGCAGGAGTTCTGTTCTTTGGTGTGAAAGCTACCATGGCGCAGGATGGCACGATGTATCCACTTGACAACCCAGAGGAACCCAATGCCATCCCACTGGGTACAGGAGGTGTAGAAGACCAACCTGCTCCGGAGAGCTGGTTTCGTCAATGGGGCGACCCGATGGCCAGAAATATCAGTACCGCCACCCTGACCCCTTTCTTACCCGAACCCGGCAAGGCTAACGGTACTACAGTGATCGTAGCCCCGGGGGGAGGCTTTAGATGGCTTTCCTTGGGTAATGAAGGCTGGGAAGTGGCAGAAGCCCTTGCTGAGCAGGGGATCACGGCATTTGTGCTCAAATACAGGCTGCACCCGACCCCAGAGTCTTTGGAGGATTTCAGCAATTCCATGAATAGCACCTTTGACGAAGCATCCAAATCGACACAAGACGGAGAAGATCGTCCCCGACCTCGCAGGGGCCTGTCTGATCAACTCGAAGATGCAGAAGCCGCCTATGCCATGATTGTTGAGCGCGCCGAAGAGTGGGGAGTAGACACAGACAGGATAGGCATGATCGGCTTTTCGGCAGGAGCCGGACTTACCATGCACAGCACACTCAACTCAGAGACCATGGATTTGGCATTTATCGGCCCGATCTATGGGGGGATGGGAGAAGTAGAGGTGCCAAAGAATGCACCACCCATGTTCAATGTAATTGCCAGTGATGATTTTCTGTTCAACGGGCAATTTGGTGTGATCCGCTCCTGGTATGAAGCGGGTATACCGGTAGAATTTCACCTTTACCAAAATGGAGGTCATGGTTTTGGGCTAGGAAACCCCGATCGTACCAGCAACCGTTGGTTTGAGGCTTTTATATACTGGTTGGATGTGAATGGCTTTCTGAAGGGGGAGGACAGGTGA
- a CDS encoding nucleoside hydrolase-like domain-containing protein translates to MAKEKTPKTKGKFRVMVLSDFPPIGVVKGGDDVPNTQKSDPDDMQSIVRFLLYSNEFDVEGLAVTAGTFAMIADKNNMLEVIDEYEKVYDNLKSYDPDYPTADYLRSVTYEGKGNNHGLNIKWGCGKQDYTDIIGEGLDSEASNAIITAVDKPDKRPLWIGVWGGPREVAQAVWKVKNTRSEEELEVFISKLRVFLIGCQDATHKWLMNEFPDLFIIASEKTYQGMFGGNDPLSDLAWVNQHIRFNHGPLCDVYPHEGIGSTGVCEGDSPAFLYLVSANRGINNPEDPTQPSWGGQYVRKEDSNHFVDGPGKNSISIWRRDFQREFKERADRCTVLKSEKSMMKPRIINTTDLGADPDDEQSMVRQLICSNEFDIEGLIVSTGCWKKTQSNTKMLDKIIEAYGEVYSNLTVHAEGYPQPKYLKSISVMGQTGYGMSDVGTGKDSPGSELIIASVDKDDPRPVWVMGWGGMNNVAQAIRKVRETRSSEELTKFLSKLRLFDILGQDDAGAWIAKNFPGVFYIRATGVYGWLPQKNSDYYREQIQKKGALGAVYPDTKYAPEGDTPAFMHVYPNGLNDPEIIDQGGWGGRFSFDKVEGIRSMSEVAKIDEHAESTFDPYYMYGNTEEGVQAIKRWSNGYNNDFAARMDWSITSNYQDANHHPIVVLDGDKTRKVLYRTVAAGTTITLNAAGSSDPDGDGLHYKWSFYKEAGSYKGALTIKNHTSLKTDLEIPLDAKGKSIHIILEVYDEGEPNLYAYRRLILNVKPSK, encoded by the coding sequence TTGGCAAAAGAAAAGACACCGAAAACAAAGGGAAAATTCAGAGTAATGGTGCTGTCGGACTTTCCTCCAATAGGTGTGGTAAAAGGTGGCGATGATGTTCCTAACACCCAGAAAAGTGATCCAGATGATATGCAGTCTATTGTTCGTTTTCTACTTTATTCCAATGAATTCGACGTAGAGGGTTTGGCTGTAACGGCGGGAACCTTTGCCATGATAGCGGACAAAAACAATATGTTGGAGGTCATTGATGAGTATGAAAAGGTTTATGATAACCTGAAATCATATGACCCAGATTACCCCACCGCTGACTATCTACGCTCTGTTACATACGAGGGTAAGGGGAATAACCACGGACTTAATATTAAATGGGGATGTGGAAAACAAGATTATACAGATATTATCGGGGAAGGGTTGGATAGTGAAGCTTCCAATGCGATTATAACTGCTGTCGATAAGCCTGATAAACGTCCGTTGTGGATTGGTGTTTGGGGTGGTCCAAGGGAGGTCGCTCAGGCGGTTTGGAAGGTGAAGAATACGCGCAGTGAAGAAGAGTTAGAGGTTTTTATCAGTAAGCTTAGGGTTTTTCTGATTGGATGTCAAGACGCCACGCATAAATGGCTAATGAATGAATTTCCAGATTTGTTCATTATAGCGTCTGAAAAAACCTATCAGGGAATGTTCGGTGGAAATGACCCATTGTCAGATCTTGCTTGGGTGAACCAACATATCCGTTTTAATCACGGTCCACTTTGCGATGTTTACCCTCATGAAGGAATAGGAAGTACCGGTGTTTGTGAAGGAGACTCTCCAGCTTTCCTTTATTTGGTTAGTGCAAATCGGGGCATCAATAATCCCGAAGATCCGACACAGCCTAGTTGGGGGGGACAATACGTTCGCAAAGAAGATTCCAACCATTTCGTGGATGGCCCTGGAAAAAACAGTATATCAATATGGCGCAGAGATTTTCAAAGGGAATTTAAAGAACGGGCAGACAGGTGTACTGTTTTAAAATCAGAAAAAAGTATGATGAAGCCACGTATTATCAATACCACAGACCTGGGAGCCGATCCCGATGATGAGCAATCAATGGTGAGGCAATTGATTTGTTCCAACGAGTTTGATATAGAGGGGTTAATTGTTTCAACTGGTTGTTGGAAGAAAACACAGAGCAACACCAAAATGCTGGACAAGATTATAGAGGCTTATGGTGAGGTCTATTCAAACCTTACTGTTCATGCTGAAGGATACCCACAACCTAAATATTTAAAATCCATTTCAGTTATGGGGCAAACGGGGTATGGAATGAGTGATGTAGGAACAGGGAAAGACAGTCCAGGGTCTGAACTGATTATTGCATCCGTAGATAAAGATGATCCTCGCCCTGTTTGGGTAATGGGATGGGGTGGAATGAATAATGTCGCTCAGGCTATTCGGAAAGTGCGTGAGACACGTTCATCTGAAGAACTGACAAAATTCTTAAGTAAACTAAGGTTATTCGATATTTTAGGACAGGATGATGCCGGAGCATGGATTGCAAAGAACTTCCCTGGTGTTTTCTATATCCGAGCAACGGGTGTGTATGGCTGGCTACCCCAAAAAAACAGTGATTATTATCGCGAACAAATCCAGAAAAAAGGTGCCTTAGGCGCTGTGTATCCCGATACGAAATATGCTCCAGAAGGAGATACGCCGGCTTTCATGCATGTTTATCCCAATGGATTAAACGACCCTGAAATAATTGACCAAGGAGGGTGGGGAGGCCGTTTTAGCTTTGATAAAGTGGAAGGGATACGAAGCATGTCGGAAGTGGCTAAAATTGATGAACATGCAGAATCAACATTTGACCCATATTATATGTATGGAAATACAGAAGAAGGTGTTCAGGCCATAAAGAGATGGAGCAATGGCTACAATAACGATTTTGCTGCACGCATGGATTGGAGTATTACCAGTAACTACCAAGATGCAAACCACCATCCCATTGTCGTGCTGGATGGCGATAAGACCAGAAAGGTACTTTATAGGACAGTTGCCGCAGGTACAACCATAACATTGAATGCAGCTGGTTCCAGTGATCCTGATGGTGACGGTCTGCATTATAAATGGTCCTTTTATAAGGAAGCAGGCTCCTACAAAGGGGCTCTAACCATAAAAAATCATACTTCTTTAAAAACTGATTTGGAAATCCCCCTAGATGCAAAAGGAAAAAGTATTCATATTATTTTGGAAGTATATGATGAAGGAGAACCAAACCTGTATGCCTATCGCCGATTGATTTTAAATGTAAAGCCAAGTAAATGA
- a CDS encoding endo-1,4-beta-xylanase, with the protein MKIYTIPISMSVIWYGIFLSLFNLDHPPGIKDLFTSDFYIGAALSGRDVQSQTKELMVPLRSNFNSLSPENLLKWQSIHPEPERFNFDLADRYVEMGEGLDCHLVGHTLVWHKQTPQWVFQHEDGTVRSKEELSSLMENHIQVVMGRYKGRIDTWDVVNEAFTDDGQFRQSTWFNVLGEDFIKLAFQTAHETDPKAELYYNDYNVWKPKKTDGILAFTSKMRDEGINIHGIGMQCHLGLEYPTLDQLKETIEKIVDHGFNISITELDIDVLPNPSGRQGADIDANFPYEAQYDPYKNGLPNELKEKLANRYRDIFRLFLKYRDHIDRVTFWGVRDQDSWLNNWPIPGRTAYPLLFDEDYGLKNYLLDILVDLKENP; encoded by the coding sequence ATGAAAATATATACTATCCCTATCTCGATGTCCGTCATATGGTATGGCATCTTTTTGTCCCTGTTCAATTTAGACCATCCACCTGGGATCAAGGATTTGTTTACCAGTGATTTTTATATCGGAGCGGCATTATCCGGTCGTGATGTCCAAAGTCAAACCAAAGAGCTGATGGTACCACTCAGAAGTAATTTCAATAGCCTCAGTCCTGAGAATTTATTGAAATGGCAAAGCATCCACCCAGAACCTGAACGATTCAATTTTGATCTTGCTGACCGATACGTGGAAATGGGAGAAGGGCTGGATTGCCATTTGGTAGGCCATACGCTGGTGTGGCACAAACAAACACCTCAGTGGGTTTTTCAGCATGAAGATGGGACGGTCAGGTCAAAAGAGGAGCTGTCTTCCCTCATGGAAAACCATATCCAAGTGGTGATGGGCCGCTATAAAGGAAGGATTGACACATGGGATGTGGTCAATGAGGCATTTACAGATGATGGTCAATTTAGACAATCCACCTGGTTCAATGTTTTGGGGGAAGACTTTATCAAATTGGCCTTCCAAACTGCACATGAAACAGATCCGAAGGCGGAATTGTACTATAATGATTATAATGTTTGGAAACCAAAGAAGACTGATGGCATCTTGGCTTTTACTTCGAAAATGCGTGATGAGGGAATCAACATTCATGGTATTGGCATGCAATGCCATTTGGGCTTGGAGTACCCAACCTTGGATCAGCTGAAGGAGACTATCGAGAAAATTGTGGATCATGGATTTAACATTTCCATAACAGAACTTGATATCGACGTATTGCCCAACCCCAGTGGTCGCCAAGGTGCTGATATAGATGCCAACTTTCCCTATGAAGCCCAATATGACCCCTATAAAAATGGTTTACCCAATGAGTTGAAAGAAAAGTTGGCCAATAGGTACCGGGATATTTTCAGGTTGTTCTTGAAATATAGAGACCATATAGACAGGGTGACCTTTTGGGGCGTAAGGGACCAGGACAGTTGGCTGAACAATTGGCCAATTCCAGGCAGGACGGCTTATCCGTTGCTTTTTGATGAAGACTACGGGTTGAAAAATTACCTTTTAGATATATTGGTAGACCTGAAGGAAAACCCCTAA
- a CDS encoding DUF4372 domain-containing protein, with protein MFNITLFSQIIKKIDLSIFKKLVKEKQTDKGCKGFDSWTHLFSMLFCHFAKSTSVREISNGLRSATGNLNHLGMARAPSKSSISYQNKGRDWDLFRDICYSLLGSLVHHCPN; from the coding sequence ATGTTTAATATTACATTGTTTTCACAGATTATTAAAAAGATAGACCTATCAATTTTCAAGAAGTTGGTCAAGGAAAAGCAAACCGATAAGGGCTGCAAGGGATTTGACAGCTGGACGCACCTTTTCTCGATGTTGTTCTGCCATTTTGCCAAGAGCACCTCGGTAAGGGAGATTTCCAACGGACTCCGGTCTGCCACTGGGAACCTTAACCATCTTGGCATGGCCAGAGCCCCCTCCAAATCAAGTATCAGCTATCAGAACAAAGGAAGGGATTGGGACCTGTTCAGGGACATTTGCTATTCCCTGCTGGGAAGTTTAGTACATCATTGTCCCAATTAA
- a CDS encoding SIR2 family NAD-dependent protein deacylase has protein sequence MAKKKLVVLTGAGISAESGIKTFRDSNGLWEGHDVMEVATQEGWQKNKELVLDFYNQRRKQAMEVKPNGAHYGLAKLEKDFDVTIVTQNVDNLHERAGSSNVIHLHGELFKSQSTFDPSLIYDVDHWEIKIGDKCEKGSQLRPFIVWFGEMVPMMDTATRAAQEADIFAVIGTSMLVYPAAGLIQYTSKDIPKYIIDVKIPDIGHVHNLITIEDIASSGVSKFMSMIKP, from the coding sequence ATGGCAAAAAAGAAATTGGTAGTATTGACAGGAGCTGGTATATCCGCAGAAAGCGGTATCAAGACCTTTAGGGACAGTAACGGGCTTTGGGAGGGACATGATGTGATGGAAGTCGCTACTCAGGAAGGTTGGCAAAAGAACAAAGAACTGGTACTTGATTTTTATAACCAGCGAAGAAAACAAGCCATGGAAGTAAAGCCAAATGGAGCCCATTATGGATTAGCAAAGCTCGAAAAAGATTTTGATGTCACCATCGTCACCCAAAATGTGGACAACTTGCACGAACGTGCCGGATCATCCAATGTCATCCACCTGCATGGTGAACTGTTCAAATCCCAAAGTACCTTTGACCCTTCATTGATCTATGATGTTGACCACTGGGAAATAAAGATAGGCGATAAATGTGAAAAAGGGAGCCAATTAAGACCCTTTATCGTTTGGTTTGGAGAGATGGTGCCGATGATGGATACCGCCACAAGAGCAGCTCAGGAAGCTGATATTTTTGCGGTAATAGGTACATCCATGCTAGTATACCCTGCTGCCGGCCTGATTCAATACACCTCCAAAGACATTCCAAAGTATATCATAGACGTCAAAATCCCAGATATAGGCCATGTCCACAATTTAATTACCATTGAAGATATTGCCAGTTCAGGCGTAAGTAAATTCATGTCAATGATTAAACCATAA
- a CDS encoding 7TM-DISM domain-containing protein translates to MIRLLTHFLWIFLLSFSLVSANAVAQEPSVIDLQEDSKWIPEIIQRLDFFVDTTNTLDIKKVASAAFQEKFRQISDPHIVYENIADFIWIRMTVANHQQNDHYSWYFESWGYDLDEITFFSPQGDKGYFPMKAGYDYPFGDRDILHKNFNYFLNIRPGETKTYYIKIRRSYPLTFSFHLRTNDEFITHSLNEYFFLGLYYGILLLILTLHLYLVVKLKKNLYLFSSILIFSSIWFSLGRDGLGFQYLWPSVPSINTITNFSSLTELFVIISTLLFSYFFVKKYKENPKLRSLTLAAIAIMVGMFLNQNYGLVMDAIPYMIISFLILLVPFTVGLRSLLSIGRFSLSYTLAYVCLFLIIAHSYTRAFALFNDPILNWYFVHPVIIVEMVLFSLSILNQIKYLQEEYKKANLEKTTALEEKNRVTYEMNNKLHQKVKERTEEIENMASDLAQKNVTLQTTNLKLEELNTQISNINQYLKENNDKLRNNVEEITKDMALMKGFEFEDFKKVFPDKETCLKFLSELKWQQKFICKKCGYNKSTESRNHGRRCKNCNYYESPTADTLFHKLKFPIEKAFYILYLSNRKDVELTLNELSGILDLRRETCWAFKNKIALAMDKVGHNKELSGWETLALVHLE, encoded by the coding sequence GTGATTAGACTACTCACTCATTTTCTATGGATATTTCTACTATCGTTTTCACTGGTATCCGCAAATGCAGTTGCCCAAGAACCATCAGTGATTGATTTGCAAGAGGATTCCAAATGGATTCCTGAAATCATTCAACGTCTTGATTTTTTCGTCGACACCACCAATACCCTGGATATCAAAAAGGTAGCCTCTGCTGCTTTTCAAGAAAAGTTCAGGCAAATATCGGATCCCCATATTGTCTATGAGAACATTGCTGATTTTATTTGGATACGGATGACAGTGGCCAATCACCAACAGAACGACCATTACAGTTGGTATTTCGAATCATGGGGATACGACCTTGATGAGATCACCTTTTTTTCTCCACAAGGGGACAAGGGCTATTTCCCGATGAAAGCAGGCTACGACTACCCCTTTGGAGACCGGGATATCCTGCATAAAAACTTCAATTATTTTCTCAACATCCGTCCCGGGGAGACTAAAACCTACTATATAAAAATCCGGAGAAGCTACCCATTGACCTTTTCGTTTCATCTTCGCACCAATGATGAATTTATTACCCATTCCCTTAATGAATACTTCTTTTTGGGGCTCTATTATGGCATTTTGCTGCTCATTCTCACCCTTCACCTATACCTGGTGGTAAAGTTAAAGAAGAACCTCTACCTGTTCTCCTCTATTTTGATTTTTTCCAGCATTTGGTTTTCTCTGGGCAGGGACGGCTTAGGTTTTCAATACCTCTGGCCATCAGTCCCTAGTATAAACACTATCACCAATTTCAGTAGCCTAACTGAGTTATTTGTCATTATCTCCACCTTGCTGTTCTCTTATTTCTTTGTCAAAAAATACAAGGAAAACCCAAAACTCAGATCGCTGACGTTGGCGGCCATTGCCATCATGGTGGGCATGTTCTTAAACCAAAACTACGGACTGGTCATGGATGCCATACCGTATATGATCATTTCCTTTTTGATTTTATTGGTACCGTTCACCGTTGGCCTAAGATCACTTCTTTCCATAGGCAGGTTTTCACTGTCCTACACGTTGGCCTATGTTTGCCTTTTCCTGATCATTGCCCATAGTTATACCCGTGCCTTCGCCCTGTTTAATGACCCCATATTGAACTGGTATTTTGTCCACCCGGTCATCATTGTTGAAATGGTCCTTTTTTCACTTTCCATCCTTAACCAGATCAAGTATTTACAGGAGGAGTATAAAAAGGCCAACTTGGAAAAAACGACTGCTCTGGAAGAAAAAAACCGGGTTACTTATGAAATGAACAACAAGCTCCATCAAAAGGTAAAAGAGCGAACAGAAGAAATCGAGAACATGGCCTCTGACCTTGCCCAAAAGAATGTCACCCTCCAGACCACCAACCTCAAGCTTGAAGAACTGAATACACAGATTTCGAATATCAACCAATACTTAAAAGAAAACAACGATAAGCTTCGTAACAATGTGGAAGAAATCACCAAGGACATGGCCTTGATGAAAGGTTTTGAATTTGAGGATTTCAAAAAAGTTTTTCCAGACAAAGAGACTTGTCTGAAGTTCCTATCCGAACTAAAATGGCAACAAAAATTCATCTGCAAAAAGTGTGGCTACAATAAATCCACCGAAAGCAGGAACCATGGACGCAGGTGCAAAAACTGTAATTATTATGAATCCCCTACCGCAGACACCTTGTTCCATAAACTAAAATTTCCGATCGAAAAGGCCTTTTATATCCTTTATCTCTCCAATAGAAAGGATGTAGAGCTTACCCTAAACGAACTATCGGGAATCTTGGACCTAAGGAGGGAAACCTGTTGGGCATTCAAGAACAAAATTGCCCTGGCCATGGATAAAGTTGGGCACAATAAAGAACTCAGCGGTTGGGAAACCCTGGCTTTGGTCCATCTGGAGTAA
- a CDS encoding glycoside hydrolase family 43 protein, whose translation MKNQPIILLAFLWTVFVSNQVLARQNTNGNPLFTKVTYQGNDRVYEENPLESDEFYNPILQGCYPDPAITRKGDDYYMVCSSFAMFPGVPIFHSNDLVNWTQIGHVLDRTSQLDVHDTGISEGVYAPDIRYNPYNDTFYMITTAFAGGLGNFVVKTKDPKKGWSEPYKLNFQGIDPAIFFDDDGKAYVVHNDAPAQGEELYTGHRVIKVWEYDLEKDQVIAGTDKVIVNGGVDLAKKPIWIEAPHIYRKNNKYYLMCAEGGTGGWHSEVIFVSDDPKGPYKPAPSNPILSQRHLSQDRQNKVDWAGHADLTLGPDGKYYGVFLGIRPNEKNRVNTGRETFILPVDWSGEFPVFENGLVPMEPKLKMPAGMENKTGQEGFFPNGNFTFTEDFTSEKLDYRWIGLRGPREAFIAKTKDGLQITPFDSNIKEVKPTSTLFHRQQHKNFSFTTTMEYQPQSEKDLAGLTCVQSEAFNYVFGITKVGKKNFLLLERTEAEGRGRNREVKSEILASTEIDLENPVSLRVSANGDDFEFSYSTNGTDYQHLGGTVSGDILSTNVAGGFTGNMIGLYATKANDALPVSE comes from the coding sequence ATGAAAAATCAACCTATTATCCTATTGGCGTTTTTATGGACGGTTTTCGTCTCCAACCAAGTTTTGGCCAGGCAAAACACTAACGGCAACCCGTTGTTTACCAAGGTGACTTATCAGGGGAATGATCGGGTATATGAAGAAAACCCACTTGAATCAGATGAATTTTATAATCCCATCCTTCAGGGCTGTTACCCTGACCCGGCCATTACCAGAAAGGGAGATGATTATTATATGGTCTGTAGCTCCTTTGCTATGTTCCCTGGAGTACCGATATTTCATTCTAATGATTTGGTAAACTGGACCCAGATCGGTCATGTGCTGGACAGGACGTCCCAGTTGGATGTACATGATACGGGGATAAGTGAAGGAGTGTATGCCCCAGACATCCGCTATAATCCCTACAATGACACATTCTATATGATCACTACCGCATTTGCCGGAGGGCTGGGGAATTTCGTGGTCAAAACCAAAGACCCCAAGAAAGGCTGGAGTGAGCCGTATAAATTGAATTTTCAAGGTATTGACCCCGCTATATTCTTTGATGATGATGGCAAGGCTTACGTGGTACACAATGATGCGCCGGCACAGGGAGAGGAATTGTATACCGGCCACCGGGTAATCAAAGTTTGGGAGTATGATTTGGAAAAAGACCAGGTCATTGCCGGGACGGACAAAGTAATTGTAAATGGAGGTGTGGACTTGGCCAAAAAGCCTATATGGATTGAAGCTCCCCATATTTACAGGAAGAACAATAAATACTATTTGATGTGTGCGGAAGGTGGTACCGGTGGTTGGCACAGTGAAGTGATCTTTGTAAGTGATGATCCCAAAGGGCCGTACAAGCCTGCACCAAGCAACCCGATTTTGAGTCAGCGGCATTTATCGCAGGACCGTCAAAACAAAGTGGACTGGGCGGGTCATGCGGATTTGACGCTAGGACCTGATGGCAAATATTACGGCGTTTTCTTGGGCATTCGCCCCAATGAAAAAAATCGGGTAAACACCGGTCGGGAAACCTTTATCTTACCAGTAGATTGGTCCGGTGAGTTTCCCGTTTTTGAAAACGGATTGGTGCCTATGGAGCCCAAACTGAAAATGCCCGCTGGCATGGAGAACAAAACCGGACAGGAAGGTTTTTTCCCAAATGGCAACTTTACTTTCACAGAAGATTTTACTTCCGAAAAACTGGACTATCGTTGGATCGGGTTGAGAGGCCCAAGGGAAGCCTTTATTGCCAAAACCAAAGACGGCCTGCAGATCACACCTTTTGACAGTAATATCAAAGAGGTCAAACCTACTTCTACGCTCTTTCATAGACAGCAACACAAGAATTTCTCTTTCACCACCACCATGGAATATCAGCCCCAATCGGAAAAGGACTTGGCGGGCTTGACCTGTGTGCAGAGCGAGGCCTTCAATTATGTGTTTGGTATAACCAAAGTAGGAAAGAAAAATTTCCTGCTGTTGGAGAGGACCGAAGCAGAGGGCAGAGGAAGAAACCGGGAAGTTAAATCTGAAATCTTGGCAAGTACGGAGATTGACCTTGAAAATCCGGTGTCACTGAGAGTAAGTGCTAATGGAGATGATTTTGAGTTCAGCTATTCCACCAACGGGACGGATTACCAACACCTGGGCGGAACGGTGTCCGGGGATATTCTGTCCACCAATGTGGCAGGTGGATTTACGGGTAATATGATCGGCCTTTATGCTACGAAAGCCAATGATGCATTACCTGTTTCGGAATAG
- a CDS encoding glycoside hydrolase family 43 protein: MACNNKPVKQGTQNKVDSTEVTYLNEPLIHSSYTADPSAHVFEGKLFIYPSHDVASEVEEDDTGGHFNMQDYHVYSMESPSAAVVDHGKVLDVKEVKWAKRQMWAPDAAEKDGKYFLYFPAKDTADIFRIGVAVSTSPSGPFEPMDKPISGSFSIDPAVFMDDQGEHYMYWGGIWGGQLQKWRTGKYLSTSDSPYADEPEDHQPAIAPKVARLANNMVEFSEEPRDVIILDKSGEPIVAGDHDRRFFEAAWVHKHAGTYYFSYSTGDTHNIVYATGSSPYGPFTYQGVLLEPVQGWTNHHSIVKVEGQWYLFYHDTQLSGKTHLRNIKMTPLEHQDDGSIATIDPMGG; encoded by the coding sequence ATGGCTTGCAATAACAAACCTGTCAAACAGGGTACACAGAATAAAGTGGATTCTACGGAGGTGACCTACCTTAATGAACCGCTGATACATTCGTCTTATACTGCGGATCCATCCGCTCACGTATTTGAAGGTAAACTATTCATCTATCCTTCTCACGATGTCGCTTCAGAAGTAGAAGAAGACGATACTGGCGGGCATTTTAACATGCAAGATTACCATGTTTATTCTATGGAAAGTCCCTCAGCAGCGGTAGTGGATCATGGTAAGGTGCTGGATGTGAAGGAGGTAAAATGGGCCAAAAGGCAAATGTGGGCTCCGGATGCAGCCGAAAAGGACGGGAAGTATTTCCTGTATTTTCCCGCTAAGGATACGGCCGATATTTTTAGAATTGGTGTTGCTGTCTCCACCAGCCCTAGTGGCCCTTTTGAGCCTATGGACAAGCCTATATCAGGTAGCTTTAGTATTGATCCTGCCGTATTTATGGATGACCAAGGGGAGCATTATATGTATTGGGGAGGAATTTGGGGAGGTCAGCTCCAAAAATGGAGAACAGGGAAATATCTCTCCACCAGTGACAGCCCCTATGCAGATGAACCTGAAGATCATCAGCCAGCGATTGCTCCTAAGGTGGCTAGACTGGCCAATAACATGGTGGAGTTTTCTGAAGAACCACGAGATGTGATTATTTTGGACAAAAGCGGAGAACCTATTGTGGCGGGAGACCATGATCGGAGGTTTTTTGAAGCAGCATGGGTGCACAAGCATGCTGGAACCTATTATTTTTCCTATTCTACAGGAGATACGCATAATATCGTTTATGCAACAGGAAGCAGTCCTTATGGTCCATTTACCTATCAAGGAGTATTATTGGAGCCCGTCCAGGGATGGACCAATCACCATTCCATAGTGAAAGTAGAAGGTCAGTGGTACCTGTTCTATCATGACACCCAATTGTCTGGAAAGACCCATTTGAGGAATATCAAAATGACACCGTTGGAGCATCAGGATGATGGAAGTATTGCGACAATAGACCCTATGGGTGGATAA